The Triticum aestivum cultivar Chinese Spring chromosome 7B, IWGSC CS RefSeq v2.1, whole genome shotgun sequence genome window below encodes:
- the LOC123159953 gene encoding cytosolic sulfotransferase 10 encodes MSMSMMPLSTDACATAIGELDITSLPLETRFPPFRLRQYGGFWLLEKFLQGVPAVHSIFEPRPSDVLLASFPKCGTTWLKALAFATRNRAEHPLRGLDHPLRRRNPHDIVQYLELQYAQSMGHVVAALPSPRVLSTHLPYSLLPGRITAEESGCRIVYICRDPKDAFVSSWFFTKKTVAAAAARARTGEEPPPYTFEEAFELFCDGICVSGPLWRHVLGYWEASRRQPEKVLFLRYEEMLRNPESNVKKLAEFMGCAFSVQEEATGVVQDIVELCSLESLKNMDVNKSGSHGPLAHESFFRKGVPGDWSNHITPAMAERLDKIVEDALQGSGFTFDVREASA; translated from the coding sequence ATGAGCATGAGCATGATGCCATTGTCCACGGATGCCTGTGCGACCGCTATTGGCGAGCTTGACATCACCTCGCTTCCACTGGAGACGCGGTTCCCGCCGTTCCGTCTGAGGCAGTACGGCGGGTTCTGGCTGCTGGAGAAGTTCCTCCAGGGCGTTCCGGCCGTCCACTCCATCTTCGAGCCAAGGCCGTCGGACGTCCTCCTCGCCAGCTTCCCCAAGTGCGGCACCACCTGGCTCAAGGCCCTCGCCTTCGCCACGCGCAACCGGGCCGAGCACCCGCTGCGTGGCCTCGaccacccgctccgccgccgcaaCCCCCACGACATCGTCCAGTACTTGGAGCTGCAGTACGCGCAATCCATGGGCCACGTGGTGGCGGCGCTCCCTTCGCCACGCGTGCTCTCGACACACCTGCCATACTCCCTCCTGCCAGGGCGCATCACTGCGGAGGAGTCCGGCTGCAGGATCGTCTACATCTGCCGGGACCCCAAGGACGCATTCGTCTCCTCGTGGTTCTTCACCAAGAAGACAGTGGCGGCCGCCGCTGCGAGAGCACGAACCGGCGAGGAGCCGCCGCCGTACACGTTCGAGGAGGCCTTCGAGCTGTTCTGTGATGGCATATGTGTCAGTGGCCCGCTGTGGCGCCACGTGCTGGGGTACTGGGAGGCGAGCAGGAGGCAGCCTGAGAAGGTGCTCTTCCTCCGGTACGAGGAGATGCTTCGGAACCCTGAGAGCAACGTGAAGAAGCTGGCGGAGTTCATGGGGTGCGCCTTCTCCGTCCAGGAGGAGGCAACCGGGGTCGTGCAGGACATCGTGGAGCTGTGCAGCCTCGAGAGTCTCAAGAACATGGACGTGAACAAGAGTGGCAGCCATGGTCCATTGGCGCACGAGTCCTTCTTCAGGAAGGGTGTGCCCGGGGACTGGAGCAACCACATCACTCCGGCCATGGCGGAGAGGCTGGATAAGATCGTCGAGGACGCGCTGCAAGGCTCGGGATTCACCTTTGACGTCAGAGAGGCGTCTGCATGA